Sequence from the Nocardia cyriacigeorgica GUH-2 genome:
GGCCCCGCGGGCACATGCACCACGCGATAGCCGTCGTCGGTGATCACCTCGGTGTCGATGCGTGGATCGTCGCGGCGGGTGTAGACGCTCACCTCGTGGCCCTCGCGGGCGAAGGCCGAGGCCAGCGCGCCCACATGCACGTTCTGACCACCGGCGTCGACCCCGCCGAGCGCGGCGAGGGGGCTGGCGTGCTCGGAAACCATGGCGATCTTCACGGGGCGGTCCCCTTTCTCCTGCTCGCTGGGTTGTCGGCGCCCGGGAAACCTCCGTGGTGCCCTACGCGGCGCGTACCCGGTATCTCCACCGGCAATCCGGGTCGCGCTTCGGTTTCGGGCCCGCGCCGCCGGGTATGCGACACGCTGATGCGGGGCAAGCGGTTTCGCGGGAGGACGGTGATCATGGCCGATGCGGCGGCACCCGAGAACGCGGCGAACCGGCTCGCGGTCGGCCCGGTGCATCCGCGATTGCCGGACGTGCACCGGATCGCGGTCCTGCGCGGCGGTGGTCTCGGTGATCTGTTGTTCGCCGTTCCCGCCATCCACGCCCTTGCCGCGGCGTATCCGGGCGCCGATATCGTGCTGCTCGGCTCTGCGCTGCACGCGCAGCTGCTGCGGGACCGGCCGACCCCGGTCGGCGAGGTCGTGGTGATCCCGGAATCAACCATGGGATCCGCCGATCCCGACGACGAAGACCTGCGCGTATGCCTGGATCGCGCGCTGCTCGAGCCGGTGGACCTCGGTGTGCAACTGCACGGCGGCGGCGCCTGGTCCAATACCGTTATCCAGCAGTTGCATCCACGCTGGTCGGTCGGCTCGCGCGCGGCCGACGCGGCACCGCTGGGCCGCAACGTCGCGTTCCGCTACTACCACAACGAGACCCTGCGCGCCCTCGAGGTCGCCGGCGCAGCGGGTGCTCGCCCGGTGCTGCTGGAAGCCGAATTGCCGCTCACCGCAGCCGATATCGCCGCCGCCGAGCGGGTCCTAACCGGCAGGACCGGATTCTTGGTGGCGATCCATCCCGGCGCCCGGGATCCGCGCCGACGGTGGCCCGCGTCCCGATTCGCCGAGATCGCCGCCCGCTGCCTGAGCCGCGGCTGGGATGTCGTTGTAGTGGGCACCGGAGCGGAACGCGCGTTGCTCGCCGACATCGCCGCCACGGCCCACGCCGAGGCACGCCGAGTTCGCGACAGCGCCACCATCCAGGTGCTCGCCGGGGCCGATATGTCCACACTGTGTGGCGTGCTGGCCCGCAGCCGCGTCCTGGTCGGCAACGACAGCGGCCCACGTCATCTGGCGCGGGCGCTGGGCACGCCGACGGTGGGCGTGTTCTGGATCGGCAATGTCGTCAACGCCGGCCCGCTCAGCCGCAGCGAGGACCGGGTGCTGATCTCCTGGCGCGACGACTGCCCGGTATGCGGTCGCGACATCACCGACGAGTTCGGCGCGCGCTGCCCACACGACGAATCGCTGGTCACGTCGGTGACGACCGAGGATGTCGATGCCGAACTGCGCGAGCTCGCTGCCGCCCCGCCGGCCACCCGTGCTGCCCATCCTCCCGGATAGCGCGCTGCGGCCAGAATTCCGGCGGCACCACCTGATACGCCTCCACCCGCCGATCGGTCACCGTGGTCGGCGATTCCAGATGGATCGCCCCGCTGGGCAGCAGGCCCGCCCCGCCGTAGCGCGCGATGACCCGCAGCTGGGCCAGCACGTCCTCGCCGCTGTGCTCGGCGGGCAGATCGGTCCAGAAGTCGAAACCGCCGGTGTCGAGCAGCGCGCCACGGTCGTAGAGCACGCAGCCGCCTATCCACGCGATCTTGTAGGCATAGGTCTGTCCGGGCCGGCGCACCACGGCGTCGGCGAGATGGGCCGGATTGGCGGCATTGTGCAGGGTCCACCGCTCCCACGCGGGTTCGCCACGGACAATGTGCTCGGGCTGCGGCGGGCCGTGCCACAGCTCGAAGGGAGCCAGCTCGCCCGGACGCCAGTCGTCCAGGTGCGACAGCCCCTGCACCGCGCAGCCCACCAGCCCGCATCCCATGGCGCCGATCGCCTCGCGCATCCGGGTCAACGTGCCCGGCTCCAGCCACACATCGTCGTCGAGGAACAGCACATAGCGAGCGGTCGAGCGACTGAGCAGGTGGGCGCGGTGCTCGGCCATCCCCCTGCGCGGCAGATGACGTCCGAGCCGGACCGGGTGTCCGTGCCGGGTCAGCACTCGGCGCATGCTGCGCGCGGCGGGGGTGTCGTAGCCGGGCGCGACATCGGATTGATCGCTCACGACGACGCCGAAACCGGGAAGATCCTGTGCCGCCAGCCCGGACAACGTCGTGGCGAGCTCGATCTCGCGGTTGCGGGTCGGGATGAGCACCTCCAGATCGGGGCCCATCACGCACCTCCGGTCGCCGATCGTGCCCGGATGCGTTCGATCATCGCGGAGGTCGAATGATCGGCGAGGTAGCTCAGTACCCGGACCTCACCGCCGTATCCGGCGACGATGGGGGCTTCGGGCAGCATCTCGGGCCGGTAGTCGCCGCCCTTGACGTAGAGGTCGGGTTCGGTGGCGCGCAGCAGCTCGGCGGGGGTGTCGTCGTCGAAGACGGTCACGTGGTCGACACAGCTCAGCGCCGCCAGCACCGCGCAGCGGTCGTGCTGCGGATTGACCGGGCGGTCGGGGCCTTTGAGCCTGCGCACGCTGTCATCGGAGTTGACGGCGACGACCAGGACGTCGCCGAGTCGCTTGGCCTCGTTGAGGTAGGCGATATGACCGGCGTGCACCACATCGAAGCAGCCGTTGGTGAACACGATGCGCCGTCCGGCGCTGCGATGACCGCGCACGGTTTCGATCAGCTGCCCGGGCTCGAGCACCGCACCGCCGCTGCGGTCGATGTGAGTGCGCAGCTGGTCCAGCGTGCACACCGAGGTGCCCGGGCGGTGCACCACCACATCGGCGGCGGCCTGGGCCACCTCCACGGCACCGGTGAGCGGCATCCCCGCCAGCACCGCGAGGGTCAGCGCGGCGACGAAAGTGTCACCGCCGCCCGCTGACTGGCTGTCGCGCACCGGATGGGCCCAGGTGCGGTGGGCCGGACGGTCACCGTCGAGCAGCACGCTGCCGTCGCGGTCCAGCGTCACCACCACGGTGCGGGTGCCGACCGCGGTGAACAGGGCCTCGCGGTGCCGGTCGAACAGCTCGGCCCGCTGATCCGGATTCGCCCCCGTCGTCGCGGCGACGCCGAGCACCTCGGCGGCCTCACCGGCATTGGGGGTGACCAGGTCGGGACGCAGCTCGCGCCACCGTCCGGGATGGTGGGTGTCGACGATCAGCAGCGGTAGTTCCTCGCGGCGCTCGACCAGACTGTCGCGCAGGCTGTCGCCGAGCGATCCGCCGTAGTCGCAGACGACCAGCGCGTCGGCTCGGGTCAAGGCGTCGTCGAGGCGCACGAGTAGCTCGGCGACCTCGCCGGCCCGGGCCGGCCCGCTGCTGGATTCGTCGAAACGCATGAGGATCTGTTCGCCGGCGACGATGCGGGTCTTCACCGGCGTCGTCCGGTCCGGCGCGCGATGGATCCGGCTCGCGTCGACACCGCCGCGTACCAGCACGTCGGTAAGCGCGCCGGCCGCCGCGTCGTCACCGGTCAAGGCGACCAATCTGGTGTCGGCGCCCAGAGCCGCGAAGTTGGCGGCGGTGTTTCCGGCTCCCCCGGCCATGGACCGGCTGCGCTCGACATCGACCACCGGAACCGGCGCCTCCCGGCACAGCCGCTCACAACTGCCCCAATTCCAGACATCCAGCATGGCATCCCCCAGCACGACCACGGTCGCGGCGGCGTTCAGATCGTGCGCGGCCTCGGTCCGGTCGCCCTCCTCGGTTCCGCTCATGCGTCCTCCGTCCGTGCGAGCCACTCCCTGTCGCCATTCCACGAGCCGATCGGACGAAACCGCGACCGCCGAGACGGCGCGGGATATCGGTGCGATCGAATCGCCGCGGGAATGGTTCAGGTGGCGGCAGGCGGGTAGGGCGAGACCATGAGCGCATTTCCGGCGATGCCGCCCGTCTCGATGCGGGAGACGCGATGACCGCGTCATCCTCGGGTGCGGTGGGTGAGCTCACCGCCACGCGGCCGTTTCCGGCGCGGCACGGTCCTAAGGGTTCTGCGCTCTACCGGATGATCACCACCACCGACCCGAAGGTGCTCGGCATCTTGTACCTGGTCTCGGCGACGGCGTTCTTCCTCATCGGCGGGTTGCTCGCGCTGCTGATGCGGGGGGAGCTGGCGCGGCCCGGATTGCAGTTCCTTTCGCCCGAGCAGTTCAACCAGCTGTTCACCATGCACGGCACGATCATGCTGCTGTTCTATGCCACCCCCGTGGTTTTCGGCTTCGCCAATGCGATTCTGCCGTTGCAGATCGGCGCGCCGGATGTGGCGTTTCCGCGGTTGAACGCGCTCAGTTACTGGCTGTATCTGTTCGGCGCGACGATCGCGACGGCCGGGTTTCTCACCCCCGGAGGCGCGGCCGATTTCGGCTGGACCGGGTACACGCCGTTGAGCAACGAACTGCATTCGCCGGGCGTCGGCGGGGATCTGTGGATCATGGGTCTGGCGCTGTCGGGCCTCGGCACCATTCTCGGTGCGGTCAATATGATCACCACCGTCGTCTGCCTGCGGGCACCGGGGATGACCATGTTCCGGATGCCGATCTTCACCTGGAACATCCTGATCACCAGCATTCTCGTGCTGCTGGCCTTCCCGATTCTCACCGCGGCCCTGATGGCCTTGGCCTACGACCGGCACCTGGGCGGCCACATCTACGACCCGGCCACCGGCGGCACCATTCTCTGGCAGCACCTGTTCTGGTTCTTCGGCCATCCCGAGGTCTATATCGTGGCGCTGCCGTTCTTCGGCATCATCAGCGAGGTCATCCCGGTATTCAGCCGCAAACCGATCTTCGGCTACACCGCACTGGTTTTCGCGACCATCGCCATCGCGGCGCTGTCGATGGCGGTCTGGGCGCACCACATGTACGCCACCGGCGCGGTGATGCTGCCGTTCTTCTCGCTGATGACCTTCCTGATCGCCGTGCCGACGGGCGTGAAGTTCTTCAATTGGATCGGCACCATGTGGAAGGGCCAGCTGACGTTCGAGACGCCGATGTTGTTCTCGATCGGCTTCATCGTCACGTTCCTGCTCGGCGGCCTGTCCGGGGTGATCCTGGCCAGCCCGCCGCTGGACTTCCACGTCACCGATTCCTATTTCGTGGTGGCGCATTTCCATTACGTGCTGTTCGGCACCATCGTGTTCGCGACGTTCGCCGGGATCTATTTCTG
This genomic interval carries:
- a CDS encoding glycosyltransferase family 9 protein codes for the protein MADAAAPENAANRLAVGPVHPRLPDVHRIAVLRGGGLGDLLFAVPAIHALAAAYPGADIVLLGSALHAQLLRDRPTPVGEVVVIPESTMGSADPDDEDLRVCLDRALLEPVDLGVQLHGGGAWSNTVIQQLHPRWSVGSRAADAAPLGRNVAFRYYHNETLRALEVAGAAGARPVLLEAELPLTAADIAAAERVLTGRTGFLVAIHPGARDPRRRWPASRFAEIAARCLSRGWDVVVVGTGAERALLADIAATAHAEARRVRDSATIQVLAGADMSTLCGVLARSRVLVGNDSGPRHLARALGTPTVGVFWIGNVVNAGPLSRSEDRVLISWRDDCPVCGRDITDEFGARCPHDESLVTSVTTEDVDAELRELAAAPPATRAAHPPG
- a CDS encoding glycosyltransferase family A protein — translated: MGPDLEVLIPTRNREIELATTLSGLAAQDLPGFGVVVSDQSDVAPGYDTPAARSMRRVLTRHGHPVRLGRHLPRRGMAEHRAHLLSRSTARYVLFLDDDVWLEPGTLTRMREAIGAMGCGLVGCAVQGLSHLDDWRPGELAPFELWHGPPQPEHIVRGEPAWERWTLHNAANPAHLADAVVRRPGQTYAYKIAWIGGCVLYDRGALLDTGGFDFWTDLPAEHSGEDVLAQLRVIARYGGAGLLPSGAIHLESPTTVTDRRVEAYQVVPPEFWPQRAIREDGQHGWPAGRQRARAVRHRHPRSSPT
- the rfaE2 gene encoding D-glycero-beta-D-manno-heptose 1-phosphate adenylyltransferase, with amino-acid sequence MSGTEEGDRTEAAHDLNAAATVVVLGDAMLDVWNWGSCERLCREAPVPVVDVERSRSMAGGAGNTAANFAALGADTRLVALTGDDAAAGALTDVLVRGGVDASRIHRAPDRTTPVKTRIVAGEQILMRFDESSSGPARAGEVAELLVRLDDALTRADALVVCDYGGSLGDSLRDSLVERREELPLLIVDTHHPGRWRELRPDLVTPNAGEAAEVLGVAATTGANPDQRAELFDRHREALFTAVGTRTVVVTLDRDGSVLLDGDRPAHRTWAHPVRDSQSAGGGDTFVAALTLAVLAGMPLTGAVEVAQAAADVVVHRPGTSVCTLDQLRTHIDRSGGAVLEPGQLIETVRGHRSAGRRIVFTNGCFDVVHAGHIAYLNEAKRLGDVLVVAVNSDDSVRRLKGPDRPVNPQHDRCAVLAALSCVDHVTVFDDDTPAELLRATEPDLYVKGGDYRPEMLPEAPIVAGYGGEVRVLSYLADHSTSAMIERIRARSATGGA
- the ctaD gene encoding cytochrome c oxidase subunit I codes for the protein MTASSSGAVGELTATRPFPARHGPKGSALYRMITTTDPKVLGILYLVSATAFFLIGGLLALLMRGELARPGLQFLSPEQFNQLFTMHGTIMLLFYATPVVFGFANAILPLQIGAPDVAFPRLNALSYWLYLFGATIATAGFLTPGGAADFGWTGYTPLSNELHSPGVGGDLWIMGLALSGLGTILGAVNMITTVVCLRAPGMTMFRMPIFTWNILITSILVLLAFPILTAALMALAYDRHLGGHIYDPATGGTILWQHLFWFFGHPEVYIVALPFFGIISEVIPVFSRKPIFGYTALVFATIAIAALSMAVWAHHMYATGAVMLPFFSLMTFLIAVPTGVKFFNWIGTMWKGQLTFETPMLFSIGFIVTFLLGGLSGVILASPPLDFHVTDSYFVVAHFHYVLFGTIVFATFAGIYFWFPKMTGRFMDERLGRIHFWSTFLGFHLTFLVQHWLGNEGMPRRYADYLPSDGFTALNTVSTIGSFVLGASMVTFVWNVFKSYRYGEVATVDDPWGSGNSLEWATTCPPPRHNFYELPPIRSERPAFEAHYPHMVERIRAEAHVGRSTGHGVGAELSEPSDAATPD